DNA sequence from the Falco biarmicus isolate bFalBia1 chromosome 5, bFalBia1.pri, whole genome shotgun sequence genome:
TCTCAGAAAACAAGATTAGACTCTGGCTTGTGTAGTTCCACCTTCTGCTGCTGACTGGGTGCTACATGAATGGGCCAACTGAAATACTCGTTCTCACATGTTTGATTTCTGCAGTCCCAGGAGGACAAGTAAAAGCCTGCTGTTTCTTATTCTTGGAAGAGGACAGACATAAGCTTGTTGTACTCAGTGTCAGAAAGGAAGCAATTTTAAAGGATGGCAACACCTTTTTGGAGAAGTTTACATTATGGTATGGTATGGTgtggtatggtatggtatggtatggtatggtatggtatggtacgGTACGGTACGGTACGGTACGGTATGGTACGGTATGGTACGGTATGGTAttggtatggtatggtatggtatggtatggtatggtatggtatggtatggtatggtatggtatggtatggtatggtatggtatggtatggtatggtatggtatggtatggtatgtTAAGTGGGGAGCAACACGATATCTATCTCTGCCCCTTTTCTTCATTTACCTTTGATAGCAAGTATTTGTTCCATTTTTAGTTTGTCACTTATGCTATTTTATCCAATCATCATTTCCAGCTTCCATCAGGCTGCCCTCCTATCACCTTTGTAATACCTGAGGTTTTTTCGTATGTCTACTCCCGTCTTAGAAGACTGAGGCTTCTCTGTCAACCACATCTTTTGCTCTTCTCCCACTCCGAATCATGTGTTCAGTTCAAGTCTGGTGTGACCATACAGGACACAGAATTGATTTTGTGAATGTTGGAAGGTGACCATCAGGATATCTGGTCATCCACACTACCCAGCTGTGCAGCTCACACCTACACTAGATGAGACCAGCTGTGGGTCATCATTTTGGCAAGCTCTGCTAACGCACAGCAAAAATTATGAAACTATTGGTACTTTTTTATACACAAAACAAGCACAGATATTCATTTTTTGGTGAGAAAAATCAACATCCCCGTGAAGATCTTCTTGTGATGAGATACATCTTGACAGATATGGCAGAAGACAATATGCAGTGTCTTCATATACAACTGTGTGCTTATGTACCTATATATTAGCAAAAGAAATATTGTCCATTTATTTGACCTTTCCCCTGTTTCCCCAAACCCTTTCAACTGGTCATACAAAACTGTACGGGTTTAGTAAGCTTTAGCTTTCTGTATTATCAGCCTCAATGAATATCTATAACAGTGACTCTGAGCAATCCTTTCTCATTCACACCTGTTGCCAACCACATTTTCTTGGTAAAAGTTTAGCTAAGGAAGATGAGTCAGGGAGACTTTCAGTATACTCCAAGGGACAGATGCACTTCTagcagaaaagcactgaaatgcttAAGTGAACAAGAAATCAGGTTTACAAGCACCATGCTTCAGATATTTTAACACTCACTCTATCTAAATAAAGACTTGACTTTTCACAGTAAATGTCAGCTCCTTCTTTCACATTAAGACATTCCTTGGAAAGTGGTGCAAATAGTACATCATGTTTCTTCACACACTACTGAAAGCTGTTAATAAAGTATCAAAAATGTTTTAGCACAGCatatcttcttttccttctgccttgtTGAATGCTCAGAAAAGATCTTATTTATAATCTATATCCATCCAGGTCACAGAAACATGGATTTCCGGACCAGGTCAGAGAACCACACGTCGAAGCAGGCTGTCTGATTTGCCACAATTACACTAGATACATGaagaaaatctaattttttcAAAGACCGGTTCCAGATTACTTTCTTTAAGAGAATATAAATCTCTGGAGTTTCTCTCTAAACTTTTATCTGTGAAGCTTATCTGAAAAAAGCTACAGTTCCCAATGCTATTCCTTGATCTTACACTGAAGAAGATTCACAGACATTCAGATGTTTCTCATAGGTTTTTTATCTCCCAAGGGACATGAGAACACAGGGTTCACAAATGTAGGCTTACAGATGTTTTTTGTATGAAGTCTAATATTAACAGTCCTGGATCATTTCAGTTGCTGGATACAGTGAGTGGGTTCTCAGAGATATTTTACTGatctttttctgtgtcattAACATTCAATGGAAACCTGGTTTAGAGTGCTGGCCATGCATAAATCATCCAAGTCTGAACCCTGAAGACTTGCACATTTTGTTCAAGTGAAGGAAATGGGATTTTCTGCAGCCACCTACCCTTATGTGATCTTACTTGATCCTTCCAATTATAAGAGCATTCTATCTGAACCAGAGCAACAAACCAAAGCCCTGTAAGCAAAATAGAATGGACTAAGAAtggaaatacagagaaaaaaaaaagaacaaaacaaccagagaaaaaagcattatgaaaaattaaatttattaatttcaagTTAACTTAGTCTATGGGCAGCAACACTTCAGTCAAGCTTTTATTACCTGGGCATAGTTTGTATTAGAACAGTGCATGGATCTCTTCACTGTcctaaaaaacagaaaagtatttaaaaaagatattCCTTAGACTGTTCAAAGAGTAATTTCCTTACTTTACTTTAGTAATAAGTACTTaaatagaaagaagaaagtggGAAACAGATCACATTTAAACCCTCTAAAGAAAGGTGAATTTTCCCTGAAGCATAATCTTCTCTATGCTAGTATTAGTGTCAGATGTTCGTGTCAGACGTTCATGTTAAGATGCTAGGTTTACGTATTTCTAGCATTCAATCTTATTACCatggaaaaaacataaaacccGAGGTGTTGCCACATGCAGTCATAAGCAATAATGAAGCCtatagaaaattactttctattttcttaGTTCAAAGTGCTTTTGTGGAATAGGGAATTACTTTCaagtctttctgtctgtcttgctCCTTTTTGGGGTGTAAAGGATGTAAAGAGATGACTAGCTGagtgtttttctgaaaaggaatgCTTTTTTGTTACACTTCCTAAAGATTATTAGAGCTTGAATGATACAGAGGATTGAGTCAGGCTTCTGGGTAAGCTCCACGCCAACATCCAAAGCAATAGATGTGAATTCTGAAGCTGTAGATACTGGCCTAAACAATATATACTTCTTATACTACTAtgatacaaaggaaaaataacagatcTATATTTAAGAGCTAGTGGAAAGAAAACTAGCATGTATAATTACAGACTAATACAATTTTAGTagaatttcaggttttcaaTGTAAAATTTAATTGGATTCATGTAAAATGGGATAAAATTCAGTTCATATGTGACTATTTTTCTCcagtaactttttttaacaCATGGTAAATGTACTGTATCTAATCTATTTTTAGTTCACTAATATGTGATTCAGCCATATTAGGGAACTTGCTAAGTTGACCAAAGTAAACAAAGGCACAAGAATTTGAATTAAGACAAGGAACTAGTGCTATGGTGGATAACAATGAGCAGatcagagatgaaaaatatcAAGGGACAGTAATAATTAAATTCCTAAAGATTcactggtttttttaatactttcctAAATTGTATAAATGGTTTCAGcggaatgaaaaaaaaaaaacaaaaccaacaaaaccaaacagggaaaagaataTAGAGAAGATAAGCAGTGTATGGTTTATCAATGTATACACACCTACAAATGCAAGTTTCTCATAAACTTTCAAGAACGAAAGTAGCTTCTGCTTTATCATAAGGCCTTCTCCTTGGAGCTAAGTCTTCTGTCCTTTTTCATAGccttaaaatgtctttcttgcCTCCTGCATGGATTCCACAATGTCTCCTAATTCCAAGACCAGTGTGAGAAAGTGGTGCTAATTTTCTTGAGACAGAGATTCAAACCACAAGCCTTCTCAAACCTGGGCAGATTGGTATTGATAACCCCAAACTATTAACAGCAATCTGTGTTTCTGCCCTGCTTAGCACTGGTATTCCTGCCTCTACACAGTTTACTGAACAGTTGAACTGACTGATTTGTGTCATTTCTGACCCTTGTCACCCACCCTCTCCTTTTTCTGATCAGCTTGCTTTTGTTGTTCCTGTTTCAGCTTAAAAACTCTGTTTGAAACCTCTCAGTGTCAAGCTGTTTTTCTTGATTCAAGGGAAGTGTCGGGAAGGGAGGCCAGATGGTTGCCCTTACTATCCTCTGCTAGGAACGCCTCTTGGTTTCAGAATATCCTGTATCTTCTAGTTCATACAGCCTATGTACTCTTTAGTCCTCAAGTAACACTAACCTAGCAAGACTCAACTCAGTACTAGattccttttgcttctttctccctGACTTTtgcctccctttctctctcccttcctccaaaCACCTACGACCTGTGCCTCAGCCAGCTCTCATGTTCGTTGGCTGGATCCAGACAGAAGGAATACCCAGTTAACATCTCATGAAGTCCCTTATCTGTCTGTATTTGGTTTCCCATTTTCTTATTCCCTTACAGCCCCTTTCATTTCAACTCTCTAACACAGAAATCTTTAAAACCACAAAGGTAAAGACGAGGtgtgtgatttttattaaaaaaaaaaaaaggaataaattataGCATTCATAACTCCCTCATTCTCCACAGACAACGTCTTGAATAGTAACTCTTAACTCCACTGTAATGAAAAAACTGCCTTCAGTAAATTGAAACTTTTGAGGAGAATGGAAATATTCACCAAGGATTTCGGcttcaaaagcagctgcaatCTTAGTACTTCAGTGCCTTCTGCATACTAAAGACAATCATTTAGAAATTTGTGTTATTATTGTCTATTtctgcagcaaacagcaaaagtaCCATGGTACCATAGTATTCTGCAGTTACATATCCTGGTAAGTTAGACTTTATTTGCTGTAAAATTCAGAACAATTTGAATAAACTCTTAATTCGTGGGTACATACACATATACCTTTGCTCTATGTAGCATTATCTCAACTCCTTTTTTAACAGAACAAAAGGCATGTTGTCTTTTCCAAACAgctctttatttaaaagatCATTAAATAATATACCAAAACACAACAACTGCAGTATATGGATTATACAAGTACTCTAAGGATTTTGTAGTACACAAATATAACAAAGATATTGCATTCATGCAAGAATTATTCAGTAAAGTATTTCTAAGACCTTCTATATACCTGCTATAAAATATGAAATCCTGGGGGcggggagtgtgtgtgtgtgtgtgtggaaattctttgaggaggaagaggattGTTTAAGCATAGGGATTATTCATTGAATCAGCTAAATTGGTTTTGCATCTGAATAAAAGGCTTTACAATATTAGGTTCCAGGAACAGTTGTCTTCAAATATGTACAAACAatatggttttgaaaaaaattttggaTGAACGACACCATTTATTCCAGACAAAATGATTCCTAAGTCATATTTCTCTGTGACAACTTTCTTTAATATAATAACGCACAATATAACacataataattatttttattattattttattgatttttttgtgtacacatttattttagacCTTGAGTTAAATATGGGGGGGATCTTTAATTCTAAAATATTGGATTACAAAAACCTTTTATATATCTcttggatttttaaataatgaatcAGAAAAAGCTGCAATAATGATATCAAGATTGTCTTTTAGGATGTTTCCAGTTTATCCTCAAGATTAGATTCACTAATGTACAAACCCAGCAGCTTTTCATTCACATACTGTTAACATTTCGCTGAGCATCTTTGACACTACAACTGGAGAGAGGTCCTCAGGCTGCTGGTAGTCATTTGTGAAAGCAATGTATCACCTGTCTGAGAAACCCCTTATGTACACGTAGAAGAAACACAACCTGCAAGGTTCCTACAACTGAATTTCAAGactaaaatagaaaattattccAGACTAATACTGTACTTAAACTTTTGAGACAAAACAGGTTTGTCCCACTGGGAGCTCAAACagacaaatgcttttctttggtAATTCACATCCAGTTATGTATAGTcccatcttttccttctgtttgagGGTATGTGAGGAGTCTCCTGAGAGAACAGCTGTACACTCTCATCTATGTGGAATAAGCAAGCCTTAGCTGGGCAACTAACAGCTTCTGAAGGCTTTATGTTTCTTAATTACTGACACCTCTCCAAAAGTTCTGGGTGTCTCCCATGCCATTTCCCTGTATTGCCACCTCAGAGGACTCATCTGGCCAGCCAAAGCTTGCCTGCTAATGAGGTACCACAAAGACCTTTCTAGTCCACTGTCTGATTGTTGGGTCTCTCAGAGCCATCCAAGTATCCTGGATCTGAGAGGTTTTGAAAGCTGATCATCAGCGttgtgcttttgtgtgtgtcttaGTGTGAGACCTGCTGGATTCAAGAGATTAGAAGAGAATGCCAATTTTCAGTAGCaatgaataaaaacaaatatgttttcGCTCTTCTTGTTGACAAAGCTTAAACATATGATTCAGAAGCTCCCTGGCAGTCCAGTAAatggagggaaataaaaatcatttgaTGTCTATTTATTACATTATTTAGAACTCGGGGctagttagttagttagttagttatcaatctatttatttatttatcgCAGGGTTTTGCAGCCTTATTCATTACTTCTGAATGCTTGAATTTGGTAGCAATGAAAACCTTGTTCCTCAGGTTCCTTGTGAAGATCAGCCCCTCCCTCCACTTACTTTGCTTCCTGGACAGCAAGATATAAGTTCTGACTATCGTTTTGTCACATAAGTCAGTATACTTATTTTGCAGGTTCTCTGTAACTCTTCTTTTATGACTCGCTTCCATCAATCCAATATTGTGGATGTGGAGAACATCAATGATCAGTCTGGAAACGGGGAATTTCAGAAGAACCTGCTCTTCTTTCTACCCACCTACACTCAAGTATTATAGTGGTGACTTGCTTCTTCAATTTGATACTGCATAGTGCAAACTAATAACTGATCTTCAGGCAAACGAATAAATATCAAGATCAAATGATCATGTCTCCATTGTGTGTTAGTTAAGTGGAGGATATGAGGCATAGCCACAATCATACATCACaaaattaaacttctttttaacAGCGAACTCCACATTTCATCCACTCTGTTCAAACCACAGCCATTAAACTCTTACCTAAAACATAGGACAAAGTTTAGATTTACaatagaaaagacagaaaacatcagATCATATAATGTACCACAAGCAAGACTCAATAAAGCTGAAGACTTATTTTGTGACCACATTTAACCTTGGGAACGGAAACtattattttataatgtttctttcaaagaaagtaACAAATATATGCTTCAGAAATgataaaattattcatttctcaatattttacttttcttgtaTAGGCTATTTTTAAGTCTATGCAcgaaaacaattaaaaatatttaagaacaaactaaatttcagttacatttaATTCTACATTAGAAATAACTGAGAGGTTTCTGCAACTGCTCTGTATGACAATATCCAATAGTTTAGGAGTATGagaagtaattaattttaaggTTTCTAAATAATTATTCATCTATGAACTCTGTAAAAACATCAGCAATGGAATATGTAGGAAaaatgtgctgctctgcagagagagGCAGCAAATCTCTTAGTAATTGcctttataaaacaaaattatcagTATCAAGAGGCAGCTCTTTAAGCCAAGGTAGCAATCTGAGTAATGGTcttcaaaacaacatttttaaacataaggCAATTAtgacttgcagaaaaaaagaacaaaacaaaaagctgtcTGAATTCACAAATCTTTACATATTGTGAGGGTTTAAACTTCGTTCAGCACCCATTGCTGCTGCAAATACAGATTTGATTTTGCAGGCAATGCACAGCTAGGACCAAGGCAGGTACCCTGAGGATCCCACTGGAAGAATGTGCAAAACAGAGACAAGTATGCATaagcctgcttttttttttttctttttttcttttttctgccatCATCCAAAAAGGAGGGCTAAAGAAAGGCTGCAGTTCCACAGCAGTGAGGTCATCAAGAGGTAGCAACAGCTAGAAATGAGAGATTTCAAGAAAATAAGGGTCCCCCAGACATCAAAATATCCCTTAACACTTCACTATATCTGGCTTTATGGCATGGTTTAAGTGTGTTTTCTATCACTTTAATGCTGCTACGTTTGCTTTCACCAATGACCAATAAGCTGAAGTGCCAGCATTGGCTTTTGCATCTTTACTGACCACATTACAATTATGGATGTTGTTTCCTCATCTAGGTAGTATTGTCTCTCACTCTGGATGACAGTCCTCTGGCAGCTCCCTGAACGCCTCCATCAGAGGTGAGGGAACAACTAAGTTACCTCCTGCTATACTTTAACCTCTGTCTCCTCCAGTGACACACAGTAGCTGATCATGTGTGGATTCACATCGCACTGAAAGGAAATGGGCTATTTTAAGCTGTTTTCAGCCAGTCAGTCTGGCTAACCTGTTAACTCTGCACTGCAAGGAACAAGTACACAGTCATAGGGTAAGTCTCACTTGAGTATGGAGCACTAGATGAGGGTGGAACAGTTCATCATCATCATTTGAGGTCCTCTGACATCATCCTGAATATCTCAATCACATCCAAAATGAAACATGGATGggtgtttctgttttgaagattttAATATCCTCTATCAGATAACAGCCACATTTCCTTACCCTACATGTTTTTAAACTCTTTATACTCTTAAACTtaacacaagagaaaaatatcatgacaacctgtttctttttatcttaAATCTTCTGTGTTCCCCATGAAATAGTGAtctgaagtttcttttcttttttcctcatataTCACCAGCAGTGAATTTTGGAACAAACTCTGTTCTGCTCTGTTATTTCAGACCAACATGTAATTTAGAATTTGAAGAGTCCATAATAGGACCAGGGAGTTTGTAGGTTTGTTGGAAAGAGGAGTGTTTCTTAGCCACTTGAGAGCATACTATGTCTCTAGTCTAATTCTATGAcagtttcataaaaaaataaaggctatGAGTCTACTAGAACCTTATTTAAGCAAAGCCCTTAAGCGCATTAAGTGTTTAAAACACTGAGACCAAATATGCTTAAGTGCTTTTCTGTATTCAAGTCATAATGATTATTACAGTAATTAGTGTATGCTCAGTTATATCTTGCAAGTGCATGCATTTAGTGGCTTTTGAGTAAATAAACTGTTTAATACCATTTGCagtgagaaaaggaaatataattagctttaatataatgaaaatacattttactgtaaaaaaaaacctgtcccTCCCCATGTAACAAATCTGGTATAACCGTTGGTAtagttgttttggtttttttttttctgtgcataaccctgtatatttttaataataattgaCAGAAAATCTGACATGTGAGTGCATTTGGGAATTCTCTGAGTGGGTTTGGGTTCTTTTTGACTTGCAATTGGTTGGAACAGCATTGCTTTGAGTAAATAcctcaaacagaaaacaagtaggttttcaaaagcagtgtCTGTCCCATTTTTTTGCCTCCTGGTCTAACATCCAGGCTTCATGGGTCTTGGACTACCCCTCTGACTGTTGTTGTGACCCTCAGCTCTTTCAGACTGTCTTCCTCTAGATTGGAACCCAGGATCTTTGAGATCCCAAGTCTCATGTACACATCACAGACAGAGCTAGAAAATGTCTAAGTTTCAGGTGGCATTTGACTCTTCATtgcttgaaaacaattttttccatGTTGGGAGCTTCCCTTTGCATCAGCTTCCAAGTCTGTCTTTACCCCTGAAAACTGCCTGTTGTAATTAAGAATTTGtagaaggagggaaaggaaatgccttttaatttttaagttgaAGATGTTCTAATTcctctttcaaatatttctgccaAGTTTCTCGTAAACTGGGTTAGTATTTTCACTTCAAGAATGACAGCACAAGAGCCTgaatcagcttttattttttgtctttatttttttttcctgagcattCATAGATTAGGTAAACactgtaaattcttttactgatttaataaactgttttccttATTTAGTCGGTGATACACAAGACTCTGAAGCACATCTGAGATTGCTCTCACTAGCATATCTTGTTAAGTCTCATTTATgcattgttttattaaattatgACTCTTCCATGGCAAAGTAGGGTGTCAAGAACTTAACATTCATTTACAAGCAggctatttaaaatatgaattttgaAACTGCCATTTAATAGTTAGCTGGTAGTattcccctccttccttccttagATCAAATCCCTAATAAATTAAACTGGCCAATACATAAAATACTGTGGCAGTCCTGACTAGTGTATTATACAAAAATTTGCAACCATATACATGTTTGAAGTGTTGCATTAAGAAATTGTACGATTCTCAATAGGGTTTATAGACAATATCAATTTACTTGGTGTATGTTGGTGTGCTTTATAAAATAGGAAAAGACTACAATATTGTTGGAAATATGTTGAAATCTCAGTTTGGTACAATACATCATGCTTAAAAACTAGATTTATTTGCAAATGTATTGGTCCAATTAATCTCAAGTAGGAAAAAATCACAATCAAGAAACAGCAATTGAAAAAAGACACAGTTATGTTATCATCTTGATGATTTTCCATAGTATATTTTCACACAAGTATGATTTTAGATTTAAATAAGATAACCATAATGCACAGTTACCTATAAACTAAATAcacattgttttcttctgcttcatcaGTAATATGAACTTCTCTTGAGTATGTATGGTCTTCTAGCTTTGTTCACATGTAGCTGTCGTTTCAGAATAtagggattttttcttttcattatttccttgtCTTGGCTTGAGTTCTCTAGATCAAAAGCATCTTGCAGAAGTAACTGTAGGATGCAAGAAGAGACACAACATTATCAGCTTTTTTTGGTAATGAAGATTATAAATTCCTAGAAAGTTTTATAAAACTTTAACATCTGCCACCAAGAAGAACCTTTACCATAATAGTTGCAGggttaaaaaaacacaaaaaaggaaggttaaaaaaaaaaagaagcctgaaaCTCAAGACACAAAACTAAGATCAGGCTAAAGATGAGATGAATCCTATGGAAGTGTTGTTTAAATTCCACTGAAACAAATGAGAACATTGGTTTTGACTAGAGAGAAAGGCTGGTATGTTCTCCTGGAAGTAAAGCTCAAATTGACTGAAAACTTCCTAATGATTGACACTCTGTAATCACTCATTTAGACTAAACACCTCCTAAAACACCCACTGCTTGCTGGTTTCAGCTtttaagcagtatttttatCTGCAACTTCCTACAgctaaaaaatttaaatgtgtaacaaataaataaaaaattaaatagagcAGAAGAAAGCCAAAATTTTGTCAATCAAAATTTCTTATATAACTGTGTTTTGAGTTTTCCTTGaagtttttaaagtgttttgttCAGATTTCTTCTTGGTTTATATGTTAAGATTTCATCCAGTCTCTCACAATGTCCTTCCATGGTCAAGTACAGTCTTAATGTCTGGATGAAAGGCATTAAACTGAAAACGTTTTTATACTCACCTCAGTATTTTCCTAagtaataaaaatctgttactCAGTTAATTACTTAATAAATGAGTGCTCATCTAAATTCTATTGAAATGAATGGAAAGACTCTCATGGTTTCAACAGACTTTGGAGTCAATCCTGGATGAGTAAGATCACAAGAACTTCTTTCAttacataaattatttcagacCTTCTTCAATCCTTCTCCCTCTGGctttattctttattcttttactGCATCTTATAAACCTCTGCACTGCATAAGCGTATTCCTAAGCTaagagagggattttttttttttttttaatttcacatgaAGTACTGTTAGGAGTGAAGAGTCCAAATCACCACAAGAGGTGAAGCAATTGCAAAGCAAAGAACTGTGATTAAGTTATATGGGCTATTGCATATAGTCAGTTCTATGGTAGCTCCTTTTCAGCAATAAATGTACTGATGGAGAGAGTTCTCAGAAAACTCCGGTTCTCAAAGATGTTGCAACCTTTTGTAAGGACTATCCCAGCTAATATGAAGGACTGAGAATAAGCCTGCAAGTTCAGAGCTGTGattcagcaaacaaaagaggATCAAGATTCAGCCAGACTGTCCATGAACCTGCGATAGCAGCTGTTGTTTGTTGGAAAGTGGGTAGTGACACCAAGATCTTTTTTCACTAcacaaaacagcttttattGTAATATATAACACAAGTGGATCGTGCCCAGTGTGCCTCTGTGTGATCCCTGCACTGAGACAAATATCACAAATGGACTATAAACAATCGTTATTTAAGAACAGCAATCCTCATACAATTACAATGTCAACTTCCAGGGCCCTCTTTAGGTGTGGGGAAGTGAAAAGCAAGTGAAAACCCTTGCTACCGGTTTCCTAGAAATGGCAAGAAGCCCACAGTACCTGGCAAAATTACATGTACACATGGGCATGTGTCCATGCATTTTGAACCTAGTTTGCCTTATGGCCTTATAAGGGTTTTCAGAAACTGTCTACATTTAGTTATGCCTTAATAAATCTGCAGTAACTTCACATCTGTTAAGCAGATATTAATTTTGTGTTCTGGCATAGAGCTTACATTCATGTGTTTGGTTCCTTGGAATGTCTACAAAAAGTGGAGAAAGTATGAAGTTAAGAATAGTTCTCATTTATCCATGAGTCGTTACAAAAACCACTCAGCCCATCAGAAGGTACATTAATTCACAACTCTCTCAATAAGAGACATATTAGAGGTGTTAGAGAATataaaaaagggaaggaaagtcCAGACAATGTGAAGGGGGTCAAATGCATATGGATTTTAAAACACCACTACAGTCTGAGAGTTTACTAGCAGttcaaatatgtatttgtgACTGGTTTACCTCCCAATGCTGAAAGGCTCTGCTGTGGCAAACTTTTTGGAGTTGATACACTGTCAGCATTGCTTCCAAGTTGAAGCCATCCAGAGCAGCAGGAAACTGTCTTCCTG
Encoded proteins:
- the NTS gene encoding neurotensin/neuromedin N, whose product is MRAQLVCVVLLALASCSLCSDSEEEMKALEADLLTNMYTSKINRAKLPYWKTTLLNVCNLVNNINNQVGETVEVDEDDLVSGRQFPAALDGFNLEAMLTVYQLQKVCHSRAFQHWELLLQDAFDLENSSQDKEIMKRKNPYILKRQLHVNKARRPYILKRSSYY